The Podarcis muralis chromosome 8, rPodMur119.hap1.1, whole genome shotgun sequence genomic sequence CAGTCCCAAAGAGAGGAGTAAATTTTCTGTCATTAGCCATATCTTTTGTGCCAAACTAGATTCAACAGCAGCAAATCTGTGTATATAGAGCCAGATTTACTGCAGTTGTGCAGAAAGCAGAGGTGTTTTATCTGCCAAAGGGGCACAGTAGGGAGGAATGCTAAAACTTCCTTTGTCTGCTCGtctcccaagcacacatgcactgAAGCACCTTTCTCCTAGCTAGGCATTTCTGGTTAAGTAAGCCTGGAAGCAGAGGCTATGGGAAGGTAAGAAGCAGAACCAGGGGAGGGTTGAGAGCTCCTTACACATGTGCCACTTttcctgcccccaaagcagacCTCTGTATAATTGAGGAGCATCTAGGTTTTAAATGAAGACATCTGCTGGAGTCTTGTCCATCCTGGTCCTTATTTCAACATTATAATTAACGTGCAACTCCTTTCAATATTAGGCTAGCCACAGCATAGATCAACAAAGGATGTAGTCAAAATTCCATGTAAGTCTAAGAGACCTGTGTAGGTTTACTTGGATGTAATCCTCAATAAATTAAGTTGGGTTTACTCTCATGTTagaatgcataggattgtagctttaAGTGCTTAACTTTCACTGAATGGTGTCCAGATTTCCTGTGGTATATTTTCACAGTaaattttccttctttctttagaGTTGACAATCCTTAGGACAGGTAGAAGACATTCTAGTTAAAAGCTGATGCCCATGGTTATTTTGTTAAAAGATAGACAGTAAGTAGACCTTTGCTCCACCGCTCCTAGGAATTTACTGGAACTGGGATTTCATCCACTGCATTTAACTAGGATATCACAATTCTAATGTTAAAATCTTCTAAATTTTAACTAAATATGCAAGCACATGCATGTTTAACAAAGGCCCCATTTAGCCATCTATTTTGAACATTAcaaaaacatgcttttaaaatagGCATTTTGGAGGCAAAATCTCTTCAAGGGTACCTGAAAGTGCTGAAAATCTGCATATTATTTATCTCTTACAAATGAGTGCTTTTGATTTACACTATTCTGTTACTTTGCCAGTTCCAGTAAGGCAATTATGATTATCTATTCCTTTCATATTGAAGAGTGTCAAGACAATCTGTTGGTCTTGCtaggaaaacaaaacaggaatCTAGTCAAACCATACAACCTCTGGTTTAAGGAATGTTAAGCCCTGCCTATTCcagtttatttaataaaaataaaaataggggaATGGCAGATATTCATGTTCAATGCGGTCCGataagaaaataaatacaatttctAAACAGCTGAACCTCACTAACATGCAGATATGCCTGAAAAGTTTAATTTATTCTTTAGTAACAAAAGTTAAACTCATGCAAAACAGAAAAGTATGTCTTAATTTTATATTAGTTTTATTTCCCTTACTAAATTAATACTTTGGAATAAAACATAAATGTAGCACAATTTAtttcaaattttaaaatatttgttctgGGCAGAATTTAGTGCAGCACCTTGCCATTATAAATCTGTCATGAGGAGTAGAAAGGAATTGTCAATTTTCTTGCATGGACAGCCAGGCATTAGGTCAGTAAGTTTATACTGTGTGGGTATGAATGACATATTTCTCCATGGTAAGAAAGAAAAACCATTTTCAAGATAACCAGTAATCTCCTCTTGCCAAACTCCACATTTGTATccctttaaaatattttccttaTTCATAAAGAGAAGTAAGCAATTTGCCTCAGCTCTTCTCCCCTAGTTTGGTGGCCAATATGTCTCAAATATAACTATCAACATAAACCACTACTAAATACAATACTGAGAGCTAAAAGATGCAGTATCCCTTTAAAATCTCTTCATTCCTCTAGCCATCCTACAAAATATTTGTGGTGTGAACTCTCTAACACACAAAAAAGTGATTACAAGTAAATTtagtaaaatatttaaaaatatatcaagatgtaaacatatttaaaaggtctGTAAatcacacattattatttttgcttttttttggatCTACACAGAGAATCAAAGAAGACTTAGTTTTAGGCTATTGAAATGATATTGCTCAGAACATGCTTGATGCTTACATAATATGGTCCATATATGCATATAAGTTGAGTATCTCCCTTCAGGATAAATTGATAGATGAGGTTTGGGGAAGATAAATGGATTAATATATTATAATCATTGTAGTTATTCTTTCTctgccctgcccaccccaccctccacttCCAAACTTCTAAAATCATGCAAACTCCAATTTGTTACAGGTAACCCTCAACACTTGGCTTAAATAAATTTTCCTTCAGTACAGCAGCCTAAAGGGACCAAAATTACCAAAgtgtctcattccccccccctttttttttttgctaagtaTTAAGTCAACCATGGTTGGCAACTGTGGCTTCAGGAATGTAATTGTTACAAAAACTGCCAAGTTGCAGTAGCTATAATGGCCTGCTAGTGATAGCAGAATATTATTCCTCCTGCTCGTTGTCTCTTCTTCGTCGATTAGTGTTCTCCTGTATTCTTGCACTGTTCCATGCACAGAAATTTGGAGAATTATGGATCTCGTAATTCTTTTACTGGAAGAATATGTTACATttatacatggggaaaaataatgTTCAGCACTTTGTGCACATAAATAGAAATGAAAATGCATAATTTTTTTTGCTTTACTTTATCAAAGTACTTTAACGAAAGTGTGGTatgttttaactttttttgtGCACGTTACTCCAAGGGGTCATTCTCACTAGGATGAGCCATGCAAGCAGGTATAACTCATTTCTCAACAAAGCTTCGCCAGAAACATTTTGTATCCAGATACAAAATGGCCCAAAATATTCCAGTTCCTCCTTTTCTTGCCTTTGCCTTCCCCACTGCTAACCAGGGATACTGCATCTCTACTTTGGATCCTACCGAACCACTAAACAGGCTACACACAATTTTGAAGGACCTATGCAGTCATCATGGCAGAAGGCTCCACAGCCTTTGCACACTATCATGGCTTTCAGCCTGCAAGAGCATTTCAGTTCCAGCTCATCTGCACTGCTGCTGTCAGCAAATTTCTGAACCGGAATCTGAGTGTTCTGAATAGATAGGCTCGGGGCTGTATTTGAACTACTTCCTAAAATTCCGATAGATTTTTCAATTGCAGATGCTGCCCTTTTGAAGCTTGTGCTACCAAAGTGTATCGTAGGGTAATTTccgcagagctgctgctgctgctgctgctgagtctGTATTTTCTGAGCAGTTAATTGGGCAAAAGGCTTCTGCGGCTCAGAAAGTAAATAGGAAGGGAAGTCGGCATTTTTCAACGCAAAGGCTTTCAACTGTTCTTTTACTTCGCTCTGATCATAAGATGCTTGTTTCATGCCCAGCTCACAGCTGCTGCTTAAACCTTCCTCAAAAGAAACGGGTTCAGATTTTATATTGCTACAGATGCTTGCCGGCTGAGGCCAACTAAGTCTTTTTGTGGTTTCCATGGTAACTGCCGGTTGTTTGTGATCAGATGGAGCTTCTgcactgggaagaggagggggcggtgggggtggcggagggggaggaggtgggggcagagggggaggaggatgcGCTAATGTTTTACTCTGCAGAGTCTGTGAGGCACTAGAAATGTCATCACCTTCCTTAATTTGAACGTTGGGGGAAAAAACACTCGCCAGCCTCAGTTGGTGAGGTGCTGCAGACATGTTGACCTCTCCCAAAACCTTCTGCTCTAGGTGCCTGCTGAATGCAAAGGTGCTGCAGCCAGATGGGGCCTTCAGTGTCGCCTGCATCAAAGCGGTGGTAGGAACAGGGCCTCTTGCAGCCATTGGCATTTGGTAGAAATGCTGCCTGTGTGAGGTACCTGCTTCTGCATGGAAGCTGCCATTTTTGTCAATGTTAAATAAGTTCTGCTGGAAACTGCACGAGGGCAGAGGCCTCTTCTGCTGCTTGATCTCTGGGCTATGTGCAATTCTGCTTTGAATGGCATGCTTGCCGGACCACTCTTGTTTAAACAGCTGGCCGTGCCCAAGTTGGCCCATGCTGGAATTGATGATACAGGGACCCACTGCATCCATTGATGGCTTCCCAGGCTCACACTTAACCTCCCCCGCTGTTCTAGCCATCCTCTTTTTGGGGTGGTTCTCACGCTTCCTGATTTGCAGTGGGGCTATGGTGGCTGCTGTAAATCCTCTGCCATCTGTATTTGGAGAACTGGAAGTGTTTTCAATTGCATTCCTCTCAGATGTCACCGATTTGCATACTGAGGTAGCTTGCAAAGGCAAGGGAAGCCTGTTAATTTCTAGCTTGGCTCCTAACCTGGGCTGTGGCAACACTTTCTCCAGTGGCAGGTTGCCTTGCAATAACTGTGTCACCAGCGGATTGTTGGCTTCCACTGAAGACAAACGGCAGCTAGAGCTTCCAGCACTTGTAACTCTTTTTAGTGTTTCTGTTGTCAAGGACAAAGAGTTTTCCATGGAATCTGTAACAGATGTCTTGGAGTTTTGTGTTGGCTGTGCACTAGTGGCTATTTCTGCACCCTGGAGAGGCATTTCGGGCCTTGCAAAATCTTCCGTGTCCATCCGAAAACATTTGTCAGATTCATTCGCTTCCGACTTAACAGGCATGGTGATGCTTGTCACAATATTCCTCGAATGCATCTCATTTAGATGTGCAAAACCCAAAGGCTCCGTTTTGACATTTTTTAAACAGTTTTGCTCGGTATATTCTTTATGCTTATTTGGATTAAGATGACTGACCACAGACTGGTCAGTGCTCATTGCCTCATCATCATTCCAACAGATTCTCCTAGTAGGGTTATATGGGTTGGCACAGACATTGTCTGATTCACTTTTGAAAGCCAATGGGCCACGTAACTGTTCTGAAAAGCCTTGGCTGGGAGGAACGGCTTCAAGTCGTTTATCTTGAGGCATGAGAGGCACTTCTCGAAGACTGGTACATGGTGCTTGCAAACGTTTGCCCTCTTGCTTTCCTGTAACAGTATTAAAGCCAGTGCTGTGCTCCAGATTTTCATTAGTAAGCAGCTCTGGCCTGCTTATCACAGACACTTGAGGACATGCTATATTTTGTGAGGCAGTTTCTGTCCTAAGAGGCCTGCTCTGCATATCTGTGCTGTTTTCTGAGTTTTCAACAGAAATACCCAGTGACAAGTTTgagttcattgttgttgttgtgtggtcAACAATGACTTTGCAAGGTATAGATCTATTCATGGGTGCCTGTGCATAACCCACTGAAGATTTACCAGATAGATCTAATCGGCTTCTCACTCCAGACTTTCTCTCCATAGCATCAGCACTCATTTTGGTGGAGTTCTCGTAAGAACTTACTGTCATCATATTACTGGCAAACACTGAAATGGAAGTCCTGCCAACAGAATCCACTACTGGAAGTGTCTCGCTGCAATGTAAAGCTGCCCTAACGGAACTACTATTTGACAAAGAAGTAGGGTCACCGCATCCAGTTATGGCTATCTTATCAGAGTATCTATTTGTAGATCCCACAGGAGGAATCAGAACAGAGCTGCCAACCAGGTGATTTGGCAAATTACTTGCAATGGAGGAAGCTGGCACACTGGTGTACTGGCTGGAAATGGCACTGTTTGCATTGTTGCTTGGCAACCGTTTCTCATCTATGGAATTGGACAAGATGGTGCTGTCTACTGTGGTTGGTGCAGTGGGGTTCTCAACACATTTTGGCATGATGGCAATGCATGGAGTGTCAGCTCCCTGGATGGATTTCAGCATGTTGACATTGCAAGGTTTTGCATCCGTGCTTTCAACAGACATGGAAACAGAGGACTTATCCAGAGAGCCTGCAAAGGGAAGTTCCTTAATTGCTCCCGACATAGTAGTGCTACACACAGACATGGGAACTGAATTTTTATTATATAGCACTGACACACTGTTACTTTCTGTAGAGGTAGATGAAAGCATTTTCTCACACAAATGAGAAACAGATATATTTTCATCAGAATTGTGAACAGAGATGTCAGTACTAGTTTCTGGTAAAGTAGGGGCGTTAAGCGACTGCTGCAGTACAGCAGTAGCTTCACGAAGGTGAACAGACTTGTTGCTAGGAGACCTGCAGTTGGGATTAACTATAATTACACCAGTAGAACCTTCAATCTTTGTTTCAGAAGAAGCAGAGATCTCCAGGGCCGATGGACCTTCCTTAGAGGCATGCTGAGACTTGGCTTCTTTGTTGTTCTGAAGCAAGTGGGCTCTCGCTTGGTGCTTTGCAAACAGTTTGGCCTTGGTCTGTTCCTTGATGTGGGCCAATGTCCTGGTCTTCCCCCCTTCACAGGGGCTCCCTAAACCTCCAGAGAcaatgcttgctgctgctgcaactgctgctgcagcagctgcctccctctgAGCTCTAGCTTGTTGGGCTCTTGCTTTGATGTCTGCAAGGGTTCGAGCCCCTGTGTTCCTCCCACTGCTGGCTGATGTACTTGTAGAAGCCCTTGGTTCTGGTTTGGAAGCAGGCTGGCTCTTGATGATAAAAGGGGGGCCTATTTTGGAAAGCTGGATCTAAaaggaaacaataaaaaaaaagaactgtCATACATACGTACATACATTTATTAAATACTGTAGGAATGGAGgacaaattaattttgtctttattttaaaGTGAAGCAGACCTCTTTGCCAGACCTGGATGTATAAATCCCAGATGACTGGGAACTATCTGCTTCTCCAATTTTTTTGATGAAGTTTTGGTCCAATAAATGGGTACAAAGATGTGTGTTTTGCAGGGAAAATGCATACAAGAACGCATGTTTATGGGGAAATGTAAACttttagtgctttaaaaaaagccaCCAAAATTGGGACCAAACACACCTATGAAACTGAGCACAAAACTGACACAGATTTGTTAGTCTAGTCTAGGGTGGGTGCAGGGACCTCAATCTACATACAGTGTACCAGACCATTAAAATGTTGCTGGAATCACTGTTCCTCTGTGTGCTGGTTACTTATTTTTTTTATCTTCAGCTTTAAATATAAACTTATAGAAGAAAGAATTCACTAGCTGGAATTGTTCTATTGAATTACctaaaattagggttgccatatttcaaaaagtgaaaatccagacacaaaagtttttgagattttttggggggcgggcaaGTTGAGCTTTTGCCATATGCCTGGATTTTCCAGGACACCTTGCTAATTTCCACCTGCACACTGCTTTCAACCACGGTATTCCAAGGATGTCCAGGGATGTATGGCAATCCTACCTAAAATCCAGTATACTCCGCAGAAACCTTTATCTGTCAATTTTGTTTCATTAAATGTTCCCCTATCAGTTTACCTTAAGAGGTGGGACTCTGGGCTCTTCTCTGGGTGGTGCTTCCCTCTCAGATGAACTTGCTGATGTATTACGATGTACCTGGTCATCTTCAATTCTCGCTCGCTTCTCTTTGCAGATTCCAAAACCATGGTGTTCAGCAGTCTTCCTCTTTGGAATTTCCAGGTCCCTATTTTCTCCTCTTACTTCAGGCGACTTTGTAGGCTCTGATGACTTTGTTGAATAAGAACTTTCAAACCGACTCTGTGCAGTCCCTTGAAGTTTGTGAGACTTACTTCTACCCACTTCCGAGAACAACTTTTCTGATGAGGATGAGGTATATATTTTATCATGTGATTTAGATGGAAGAGATTCAGTATTTTTGCATCCTGCTGTTTCTGTTAGAACAGAAACTTCTAGCTGAGAGACAGTACTTTTCTTTTCAGTTCTTTGTAGAGCACCATGATTTCTAATTTTTATCACTTCTGGAGAAGTGTGTTCTGCCACAGAAGAAATGAAAGATTTTTCTATTTCGGTATGTGATCTACATGGTTGGTTAGTAATGTTTCTAGACTGGGACTCTTCCACTGCTGAAGCCTCAGGTGTGACAGCTTTCATGGCTTCAGGTACACCTGGGATCTGTTTCTGTTGTGAAGCAAGGTCGTCTTCTTGAGAATTATTAGCAATGGTAGACACTTCTTCTTTCAGTGGTGACAGGGATTCTTCAGATGAACATGGTGATTTTCTCTGCTGACTAAATCTTTCACTCATTGGCGAATCTGAAAGCGGAGATGTTTCCAAAGGTAACAACAGACTATTCGAATGAGATGTTTCAGAAGCTAGAAGGACAGAAGACACTGAGGAGGTTTCAGATGTTAAGGGCACATCAGACATTGGTGAGGTTTCTGATGGTAAAGGTAAATTGGAAACTGGTGATGGCTCTGAAGTCAGAGGCAAATTTGACATCAGAGATGCTTCTGAGGTTACAGGTGAGGCAGGCATGGGAGATACTTCAGATATTAAAGATGTATTTAGATGATCATCAATAGGTTTTTGTTGACTATCAGCTTCAGTGTTTTCAGTGCAAGAAATGTCAGATGAGCAtgctgtttccagagatactggTGTGCAAGGTTCCTCTGAAGTTGACTGTGTGTCACCTCCAGGAGATGCAATACTGGCACATGGTTCCTCTGGACTTTCAGAGGAAAATGAATTTTCAGAAATACAAGCATTTTCAGAAGACTGTTCATCAGGGTCACTTTGCAGCTCCATATGTACAGCAACACTTCCACCAGTGAATAAAGAACCATTGAGGACAGGGGAATATTTTCCATGAGGACTTAGGTCTTTTGCACATTCCAGATCCTTTTCTTCCATATTACTGAGAGAGTTTGCAGATGAAGCGGACTGGGAAGGTGATAAACTGTTTTCCAGCTGATCGGTCATGACTGACATTTCTTCCTGGGGGTGTTCCAATCTCTCCTCCACCTTAATTTCAACTTGACACAATGTACTTACTACATCAGAGTTCCCTGAAAGTGGCAAAGTTTCTGTTTCTTCATTCGTACCAACTGGGCTGACTAGTTGCTCGGAATTCACATGTTCCGCTTTATGGCTCTCCTCTTGACACTCGCAGATACTTGTCTCAACCTCCTCAGCAATCTCCTCTTGAATAACAGATTCTTCAGGTATCAAAATGCCTTCTGCTTCTGCTATTAGATCCTTGGAGGGAACATGTTCCATGTTGCAAAGGGAATGGCAAAAATCTCTCTCTGGCAATAGTGGCAGCTGGTTGCTTTTTTCCTCATGATCATCAAATGCTGACTCTCTTGAAGGACCAGGCAATTCTGAAGACCCACAGAGGGAAGGCTCTTCATTACTGCTTTGTACAGATGTGAGCTTCACAGATTCCTCTATTGACATTCCAAGCCTAGTCAGAAATCACATAGTTAATTATGCAATCATCACATTTCAGAGAAAGCATTAATTTCAATCCATGCTACAAAAGCACAATCTCTAGATGACAACCTGAGATCCTCATCTACAACAAGTACATTTGACTCATAAAACTACAGAACTGCACCAACCAGGAGGAGAAGACGGTTCATTAGCAAGCAATCACCAGCATTTCCGTTGGTGGATATCCGATTAACAGGCTGCCTCCTCTTCATTCTAGTTGGTTAGAGATGTGCAGGAGCAGGCTTCCTACTGGACACTAGTGCGGCTCACTGCTCTGTTACATCTCTGATCAACCAGAACAAAAAGAAAGTGGGGCATGGCTGGATATCTAGCTATGGAAATGCTGGggcttgcttgctgctgctgaaCGCCATCACAACTATCACTACCTCCTGGTTGGCTATGGACCACTTTTTGTTTTCACTCTGGTTGGTTGGAGCAGCGTCTCATTGGGCAGTTTCGATAAGAAAAGATGAAAGAAGGTGGCTTCACTGCTCAGAGCTTCTGCCCTGGAGAGACTTGACAAAGGGGAGACAACAGAACACAAGAGTGACCCACAGACACTACATTGGGGACCCCCATCTTATGGATTAGGAAATAATTTAAAACTAAACCAGAACACTGTTGAGCTCATGACAACTTTTgaaaaaattatgcatggcaatGTTTAAACTTGTGTCAAACTTGTGGCATGAGTATTAAACGCCAGGGCACAATATGTGAATTAAAGTAGAAAAGGGGTACA encodes the following:
- the ASXL3 gene encoding putative Polycomb group protein ASXL3 isoform X1; translation: MKDKRKKKDRTWAEAARLALEKHPNSPMTAKQILEVIQKEGLKETSGTSPLACLNAMLHTNTRVGDGTFFKIPGKAGLYALKKEDSTCQADGTLDLSCESELDGTEMAETNNSNGEENGVCTKQAPEEMSSIRDSSLTNAPVQSKLVSSFQQHTKKALKQALRQQQKRRNGVSMMVNKTVPRVVLTPLKVSDEQSDSPSGSESKNGEADSSDKEMKHGQKSPTGKQMSQHLKRLKKSGLGHLKWTKAEDIDIETPGSILVNTNLRALINKHTFLSLPQHFQQYLLLLLPEVDRQMGSDGVLRLSSSALNNEFFAYAAQGWKQRLAEGEFTPEMQLRIRQEIEKEKKTEHWKEKFFERFYGEKLGMSIEESVKLTSVQSSNEEPSLCGSSELPGPSRESAFDDHEEKSNQLPLLPERDFCHSLCNMEHVPSKDLIAEAEGILIPEESVIQEEIAEEVETSICECQEESHKAEHVNSEQLVSPVGTNEETETLPLSGNSDVVSTLCQVEIKVEERLEHPQEEMSVMTDQLENSLSPSQSASSANSLSNMEEKDLECAKDLSPHGKYSPVLNGSLFTGGSVAVHMELQSDPDEQSSENACISENSFSSESPEEPCASIASPGGDTQSTSEEPCTPVSLETACSSDISCTENTEADSQQKPIDDHLNTSLISEVSPMPASPVTSEASLMSNLPLTSEPSPVSNLPLPSETSPMSDVPLTSETSSVSSVLLASETSHSNSLLLPLETSPLSDSPMSERFSQQRKSPCSSEESLSPLKEEVSTIANNSQEDDLASQQKQIPGVPEAMKAVTPEASAVEESQSRNITNQPCRSHTEIEKSFISSVAEHTSPEVIKIRNHGALQRTEKKSTVSQLEVSVLTETAGCKNTESLPSKSHDKIYTSSSSEKLFSEVGRSKSHKLQGTAQSRFESSYSTKSSEPTKSPEVRGENRDLEIPKRKTAEHHGFGICKEKRARIEDDQVHRNTSASSSEREAPPREEPRVPPLKIQLSKIGPPFIIKSQPASKPEPRASTSTSASSGRNTGARTLADIKARAQQARAQREAAAAAAVAAAASIVSGGLGSPCEGGKTRTLAHIKEQTKAKLFAKHQARAHLLQNNKEAKSQHASKEGPSALEISASSETKIEGSTGVIIVNPNCRSPSNKSVHLREATAVLQQSLNAPTLPETSTDISVHNSDENISVSHLCEKMLSSTSTESNSVSVLYNKNSVPMSVCSTTMSGAIKELPFAGSLDKSSVSMSVESTDAKPCNVNMLKSIQGADTPCIAIMPKCVENPTAPTTVDSTILSNSIDEKRLPSNNANSAISSQYTSVPASSIASNLPNHLVGSSVLIPPVGSTNRYSDKIAITGCGDPTSLSNSSSVRAALHCSETLPVVDSVGRTSISVFASNMMTVSSYENSTKMSADAMERKSGVRSRLDLSGKSSVGYAQAPMNRSIPCKVIVDHTTTTMNSNLSLGISVENSENSTDMQSRPLRTETASQNIACPQVSVISRPELLTNENLEHSTGFNTVTGKQEGKRLQAPCTSLREVPLMPQDKRLEAVPPSQGFSEQLRGPLAFKSESDNVCANPYNPTRRICWNDDEAMSTDQSVVSHLNPNKHKEYTEQNCLKNVKTEPLGFAHLNEMHSRNIVTSITMPVKSEANESDKCFRMDTEDFARPEMPLQGAEIATSAQPTQNSKTSVTDSMENSLSLTTETLKRVTSAGSSSCRLSSVEANNPLVTQLLQGNLPLEKVLPQPRLGAKLEINRLPLPLQATSVCKSVTSERNAIENTSSSPNTDGRGFTAATIAPLQIRKRENHPKKRMARTAGEVKCEPGKPSMDAVGPCIINSSMGQLGHGQLFKQEWSGKHAIQSRIAHSPEIKQQKRPLPSCSFQQNLFNIDKNGSFHAEAGTSHRQHFYQMPMAARGPVPTTALMQATLKAPSGCSTFAFSRHLEQKVLGEVNMSAAPHQLRLASVFSPNVQIKEGDDISSASQTLQSKTLAHPPPPLPPPPPPPPPPPPPPLPSAEAPSDHKQPAVTMETTKRLSWPQPASICSNIKSEPVSFEEGLSSSCELGMKQASYDQSEVKEQLKAFALKNADFPSYLLSEPQKPFAQLTAQKIQTQQQQQQQLCGNYPTIHFGSTSFKRAASAIEKSIGILGSSSNTAPSLSIQNTQIPVQKFADSSSADELELKCSCRLKAMIVCKGCGAFCHDDCIGPSKLCVACLVVR
- the ASXL3 gene encoding putative Polycomb group protein ASXL3 isoform X3; the protein is MLHTNTRVGDGTFFKIPGKAGLYALKKEDSTCQADGTLDLSCESELDGTEMAETNNSNGEENGVCTKQAPEEMSSIRDSSLTNAPVQSKLVSSFQQHTKKALKQALRQQQKRRNGVSMMVNKTVPRVVLTPLKVSDEQSDSPSGSESKNGEADSSDKEMKHGQKSPTGKQMSQHLKRLKKSGLGHLKWTKAEDIDIETPGSILVNTNLRALINKHTFLSLPQHFQQYLLLLLPEVDRQMGSDGVLRLSSSALNNEFFAYAAQGWKQRLAEGEFTPEMQLRIRQEIEKEKKTEHWKEKFFERFYGEKLGMSIEESVKLTSVQSSNEEPSLCGSSELPGPSRESAFDDHEEKSNQLPLLPERDFCHSLCNMEHVPSKDLIAEAEGILIPEESVIQEEIAEEVETSICECQEESHKAEHVNSEQLVSPVGTNEETETLPLSGNSDVVSTLCQVEIKVEERLEHPQEEMSVMTDQLENSLSPSQSASSANSLSNMEEKDLECAKDLSPHGKYSPVLNGSLFTGGSVAVHMELQSDPDEQSSENACISENSFSSESPEEPCASIASPGGDTQSTSEEPCTPVSLETACSSDISCTENTEADSQQKPIDDHLNTSLISEVSPMPASPVTSEASLMSNLPLTSEPSPVSNLPLPSETSPMSDVPLTSETSSVSSVLLASETSHSNSLLLPLETSPLSDSPMSERFSQQRKSPCSSEESLSPLKEEVSTIANNSQEDDLASQQKQIPGVPEAMKAVTPEASAVEESQSRNITNQPCRSHTEIEKSFISSVAEHTSPEVIKIRNHGALQRTEKKSTVSQLEVSVLTETAGCKNTESLPSKSHDKIYTSSSSEKLFSEVGRSKSHKLQGTAQSRFESSYSTKSSEPTKSPEVRGENRDLEIPKRKTAEHHGFGICKEKRARIEDDQVHRNTSASSSEREAPPREEPRVPPLKIQLSKIGPPFIIKSQPASKPEPRASTSTSASSGRNTGARTLADIKARAQQARAQREAAAAAAVAAAASIVSGGLGSPCEGGKTRTLAHIKEQTKAKLFAKHQARAHLLQNNKEAKSQHASKEGPSALEISASSETKIEGSTGVIIVNPNCRSPSNKSVHLREATAVLQQSLNAPTLPETSTDISVHNSDENISVSHLCEKMLSSTSTESNSVSVLYNKNSVPMSVCSTTMSGAIKELPFAGSLDKSSVSMSVESTDAKPCNVNMLKSIQGADTPCIAIMPKCVENPTAPTTVDSTILSNSIDEKRLPSNNANSAISSQYTSVPASSIASNLPNHLVGSSVLIPPVGSTNRYSDKIAITGCGDPTSLSNSSSVRAALHCSETLPVVDSVGRTSISVFASNMMTVSSYENSTKMSADAMERKSGVRSRLDLSGKSSVGYAQAPMNRSIPCKVIVDHTTTTMNSNLSLGISVENSENSTDMQSRPLRTETASQNIACPQVSVISRPELLTNENLEHSTGFNTVTGKQEGKRLQAPCTSLREVPLMPQDKRLEAVPPSQGFSEQLRGPLAFKSESDNVCANPYNPTRRICWNDDEAMSTDQSVVSHLNPNKHKEYTEQNCLKNVKTEPLGFAHLNEMHSRNIVTSITMPVKSEANESDKCFRMDTEDFARPEMPLQGAEIATSAQPTQNSKTSVTDSMENSLSLTTETLKRVTSAGSSSCRLSSVEANNPLVTQLLQGNLPLEKVLPQPRLGAKLEINRLPLPLQATSVCKSVTSERNAIENTSSSPNTDGRGFTAATIAPLQIRKRENHPKKRMARTAGEVKCEPGKPSMDAVGPCIINSSMGQLGHGQLFKQEWSGKHAIQSRIAHSPEIKQQKRPLPSCSFQQNLFNIDKNGSFHAEAGTSHRQHFYQMPMAARGPVPTTALMQATLKAPSGCSTFAFSRHLEQKVLGEVNMSAAPHQLRLASVFSPNVQIKEGDDISSASQTLQSKTLAHPPPPLPPPPPPPPPPPPPPLPSAEAPSDHKQPAVTMETTKRLSWPQPASICSNIKSEPVSFEEGLSSSCELGMKQASYDQSEVKEQLKAFALKNADFPSYLLSEPQKPFAQLTAQKIQTQQQQQQQLCGNYPTIHFGSTSFKRAASAIEKSIGILGSSSNTAPSLSIQNTQIPVQKFADSSSADELELKCSCRLKAMIVCKGCGAFCHDDCIGPSKLCVACLVVR